The genome window CCGCAGCAGATGAACGCAGCCGTCCTCGGCTGCGCAGGCAAACACGTCACCGCAAGAGGCAGCGTCGACGCAGTGTGCCAGCGGAGGATTAAACATCTGCCCTGCGCCTTCCACCGACCCGTCCTGTAGACTGCAAGACCACAGCGGACGAACCTTAGGAAGAGTCCACAGCATCACCTGCAGCATAACACCCAAAACACCCTCATCATTCACTCGGGCTGCATCACACGGTAAGAGACATATTATGGGATGTCTTCAGCTTGTCTTTACCTGCATGTCAAGACCAGCAGACAGTAAACTCTGTGGCCGATGAGGACGGAAGGTCACAGAAGAGCAGATGTTGACGTGTTTCCGCAGGGTCCGGGTCACTTTCTCCAGCTGCGTGTCTATCACCGTCACGACTCCAGAATCATCGGCCACGACGAGCACGCCACCTGTTTCGTTCACAGACAGCGAGTTGATTTCCTCCTCCGCCACATCCCGCAGTTCAGTCACGGTGGTCTTCAGATTCCTGGGGTCGAGGACACTGACGCTCTGTCCGTGAGAGGCGTACAGCACGCAGGGCGACGACGGGGAGAACGCTACGCTCGTAATGTCCCCATCGCCGCGCACGTGCAGTTTAGAGAGCGGCGATCCGTTGTGATTCCACAGCGTCACTTCACCTCCTTCTGCTCCGGTGGCCATCAGCTGCTCTGATCCACAACAAACACCAGCGCAGAGCACAGATGACACGTGACCGCCGCTCCATCTCTGTGACGTCATCAtcctgacacaaacacacatgtcaTTAAACACGATAGAATGTTTATGTTTAGGGCTGCACGCATTAAAGTTCTGCGGCCGGTTGCAAGAAACCCCTCAGTAACAATACTGTTACAGATAGAATGAAGGGccctgggcccggttgcataaagtaccttaagtgtaattttcccttaagtgtgtccttaagtatacctcaagttttacttaagttgtTCTCCTATTGTcgttggtaaaggaaaatcacccctcaAGTgtcacacttaagggaaaaacttaaggtgctttatgcaaccgggccctggtCCTCAAACGCATGCTGACTTGACTTTTCCTGAACAGTATTTATAACTTTCACACGATGTAAATGAATGGCGATTAAAGGCTTTTCCACGCTTTAATGCTAATAATCGGAgctaataaaactaaaatggatggtgaaaatgacatatttgtcagttaatttcaaacgTTGATctaactgactggaactacccgtgcattaaatggttttataccatggtctttatgaatactggattctgattggctggaaggtgtgcattaaaacactttaacgcacaggtagctccagtaactgacaaaatcactgtaattttcacctgtttgacctaaaatttcactgtaaacatcaataaaagatttaacttggcaaatgaccatcgtataagcgggataatccacggctagccgtgcgttaaaggatttttagctccgcttcgcgtcgggtggttctcggcctccacgtcgtgcattaaaacccatTAAGGCACGGCTAGCTGTAGATTGTACCTTAATTAaagcacaccttccagccaatcagaatccagtattcaaacagaccatggtataaaatgTAAACTAATCACTTCTCTCACCCACGATCACTACCACTCCTCATAAACATGCGAGCTGGTGCTTTTACATAAACATCGCCAAGACATCTCGATGTCATTTCCGTATTTGATAGATAATTAAGTCAGCATCTTGCATCCCTATAGTCATAAAGTTTAGATATGGCCGAGGgttgtgttttctttcagcagggatgtATTTGTATTTGACTGAAACTCCAGAATCTGAATCCAGCGCGCTGGAAGTCTGCAGCAGAGCGGATGATTTGTTTTAGACAGATTTCAGTCAAAATAACCGACCGTCTGCACTCGCTGATTCCACGTGAACGCGACTTCAGAAGTGGTAAGTTTCTGATAGCACGTGCAAGCAGCATTCATTGATATCTTTAAGCATCACCTTTACTAACATGAAAAAGTGgcggaaataaaaaaaatgatttgtttatcGTTTTGTCACGTGCCAAAATCGAATTATTATAAACCATCATTAAAACGTTTAAATACACGTGCCAATTTTACTGTGTGATCTCTGTTTAAATCGAGACTTGAATACATCGTAAACTGTGCACATGCTTGATTCTGCTCTTGTGTTGTTATTGTTAAAATGAGAATTAAGAAAACCTGTTCTGAACTGCAGTCGCTCCTGCGCCCGCGTCGCCCGctgatgacgtcacgcatcgCGCAAATCCAGTGACGTATGTAGGGGAGCGCATGGGCTGCGTCCGAAAACGCATACTTAATACCatagacatttttttattgagtacaacatttttatacaaaaaaggTATCatgcggagcccgtctggtcacccctcggagaaaaaaaacaagacccgcaaatccgtggccacagttttgtaattcgttccctcagtttaaaaatccgtactcacagattctaaaactgttcccacagtttacaaaaccgtgctctcggatttgTAAAcagtcccctcagtttttgaaatctgtacccacaaattcataatctgtgcccacgctttcgcaatccgttcgaactgtagcctactcgcggaattgaagcctctgtacACTGAAGCTTTGACAATTACACataggaatgtttgcatgtgatttgacggtttattttaatacatatcaataatctaaaaaaCGTGCATTCTGTCTGACACACACTtgaacactttacagttagtcagggaagtcattccctttaaatgctattgagctttaaaatttgtatatttatgaatgagcccatacagcagtgaaacacataggaatatttgatttaacggtttattataataaatataaaaggtgtgcattatatctgacacacacatgaacactgtacagttagtcttgtggctataaatcattcccttttaatgcttttgaagttggaaaagggtattttaatgtgtatgtaactttagaaaTGGTCCCTAAATTCTCAAATAtagaaagtttaatgtcaaaccaactttatgccagtgaaccccatgctttatatgcgccacgcgctcgtgtgtaaacacattaagacaatttataatataatctaaaataaaacagtatacaatattcgttaatgttcctgtaggagcttgttctgttgacagacagaggcttcaattccgcgagtaggctacaggaAGATAATCTGGTATGGAAGGCTCAACACAGTAGAACCATATTATTTCcagacaaaataaatattccaaCAAACCATaaagcaaaacataaaacataaataaacataataagaaagtaaataatataaaaagactaaaatacaacagattatacaatacaaacaacttaaatcattttaatgccttttgatttttaattttactaAGGGCATCTGCGAAGTATTTTAGATCCtttttaaatacaataaaaatgtaaaaaaaaattatatcaaTTAAATTGTTCAAAACAGAGCGCTCTTTGGTAATTCCATACAATACAACTTGTGAAGCGAGAGTGAAACCATCAGCAACTATACCCCTCTCCATCCAGTCCTGCAGAGCTTTCCAGAAAGACCGAGACaaataacaagtaaaaaatatgtgttctgtatcttcaaataaatgtttgcacAAATGACAAGGCACATTTTCAAAATtacactttaaatataaaaatgtgttgGAAGGATATATatcatttcatattttaaattgtaattcTTTTACCTTGGGGAGAATAGGAAATGTTAAATAAGCTGTtctgaaatattttacagtatttttatcaAATGTATGATCGTATTTATTTCTTAATATTTCACATGGGTAACCCACTGCGCAAAGATACGTCCAAACGACGTCTTATGTACGTCATTTCTGCACGTCCAATTTGGGTCCTCTGAAGGTGCGGACTGTGACGCCAGACGACGTCTTTTTTTCAACATCTTCCGAACGTCCAGTATTGACGTCCACAGGACCTCTGTATAGGGGTTAATTGTATTACAAATGTGGTCGTTGTTGACGTCTTTTCTAcatcaaatttaaaatattttttatacatttagacGTTTTTATAAGGCTTCTAGGCTCTGTGCATAACTGTAGTCCCATTTCAGAAGATGGCATCCTGTTCAAGTTCATTATCCTTTAGCTTCATTTGACTGTCACAGCAGCAGATGTTAACTGGAAAAGCATACAAAGGTGTAACATGCATTTCCAGTTCAAACCTGCTGCTGAGCCAAACGAAGCTATAGGAAAATGAACTGGTACAGGAAACAGGTCCTCAACTTTCTGGAAACACATGGGACTACAGTTATACACAGAGGTTTACAAATAAATCACAATTCAATCACCACTCATTTATTtccatctttatttttattcactttCACAAACATGTCACTAATAAAGCTTTGACTTGTTGAATTTCCTGCCAACTACCAGTAAAAACAAGGAACGTGAATTGAATGGCTTGCATGCAGACATCACTTCAATGTTGTGTATCAGTTGAAGCCAACATGCTTTACCTTTGATTGTCTGCcgaaactaaaatgaaagtgaaactaCCAATAATAGAAAAGGATTGATGGATTCATTAACCCCCATCTTAACCCAGCAGAACAGTTAACTTTCTAAAATCAACACTGagggtaaaataaaaataagaaaataattacAGTGTTTTGAGGTAAGAATCCAACCATAAGCAACTATACTGAACACAGAAAAGAAGACAATGTACAAAAGCTATGTAAACAAAACTATGACAAGATGCACCACAGTGGATAATCAGTGGCTGCTGCATGTCCTCCACTTCTTTGCGGTGCATGCTTCAGATGTTCTGAAGCGTTCATCCCCATGAAGTCCTCTGTGGCTGTGTCATCAAATATCATGACTCCATCTGCACAAGTAAAATAAAAGACAGATTATTAGAAATATGCAAAGGCAATCTGCAGTCATTACACAAAGTCCCTTTACTCATAAGCAAAACTACCAATACTGGATTGATACAATACCACCTAagcaaatgataaaaaagccaTGGTAGACAGTTAgcattgtattttaaatgtcaaCAGGGAAGGACATGTTTTGTCCAATCAAGTCATTATTCACAGATTGGCAGGAGCTAATTATTTTCCCTTGATCAACATGAAATATGGGCTTACCTTTCATTGCTCTATAAACCTGTGTCTTCTCCAAAGATTCCATGCCCTTTTTCCCTTCCCATTCATACTGAATTGCACCATCAGGGCTCAAGTGAAGAGCCTAAAGAAAATAgataacatttataattcaacgTAAATGATATATGTAGGAATAACATTATGCATGTCATAAACCCTTTATACTACGTTGAGTAGTGTCTTCTACAGTGGTCCCCACCTTTTATCCCTCTACAACATATCTCCTTGTCCCTGAAAAGCTGGTCTATAAGCTCACAATgcattgtgttgtgaacttGAAATGGagtatttttaattgaaaaatgccaaaaaaaaaaaataccaaGGGGTGGACAAGAGTTAAGCAAGAAAAAACGACAAATGAACCGATGCATTGTTCAGACATTTAAAACCACAGATCACCCAAACGTCACACATaattcatactgtatgtagaaaCATACCTGTCAAGGACATTGTGGACACAGTCCTTGGTGTTCTTCCCTCCAATTCTTGCAATTTGCAGCAACTGTTGGAATAAGTCCATGATAAAGTTGACCGACACTCCCGAGAGGAACCAAACTGTGTGCGAGTGCACTGAATTGCGTTATGCTAAGCTATCCTTTACTTCCAGACTTGTAAAACTCTCAAAGAAACAGGTCAAACTACATGTTATATGATTATATTGTACATCTTGGAAGGGAATACAGTCCTGTAGTGTTGTTAATCACTGAATGAAGCCTTATCTTATATTGGGAAGAGATGCAATGCTAATTGTACCCATAGCAGGTTTGGGTAGTTTAAGACAACAAAGCTAAAACAGCTAACACtataaatgaacataaaattaaataagcTGACCGAATTTACCTTCAACTGAGTGGAAAACGATGATTTTGCTTTAGCTGAACAGAGCCGAACGTCGTCCACTTGCTTCAGAAGTATACGTGCCGAATGCTTGGCGTGTTGCCTCGGCCTATCAGAGTGGCGTTTACTGGTTTGGTTATGATGACTTGCTgcctcagccaatcagagtggCGTTGACTGGTTCAAATCATACGGTCGGGTACCACACAGCCTACAACTCGAATATTTGCTTTCGGCTAACTCAAAAGTTAGAATGCTTAATTTTCTAACCTGTTCCATTTTCTTGATAACATCTAACACATTAATCACAACGATGTAGAAAAAAACTGCGGTCCAGTCACAAAATAAACCAGAAAATTAgaggaaaaaaaggaaaatgtaaaacatgtactcaataaataaataatcaaataacaGATACTGTTTACTGTTTCATCACAAATAACCTATATTCATAATCATTAACCATGTTGATATTTGTCTTaagtaaaaaatattacatCCATAATGTCATTTTTCTGCACATGTCTTAGACGTCCAAATGTTGAACTACATTATGACATCCACATAGGGTCATGGTTAGACGTCCAAATAGCAGACCTTGTTTGCACGTCGTGTAGACGTGCAACATTGGTTTTGGACCGACGGACGCAATATAGACATGATCTGCACGTCCATCAGACGTCTAATGTTTAGTGGGAACATGACTGGGCGATGTTTGTCTTATATATAGTATCTGTACGTGCAGAGTTTGTTCTCTATTTCAAAATCACCAATATATAATAAGGGAAGAACTGGAGTAATTTTGGAGTAGGAAAGGGAACATCTCAATAACATTTTATACCTGAGGGTATTGCATTAACAACAGTGCAGAATTGCTTTGGATGACAGGCAAATCCGTGTTTTAAAGGGAAATAATTGTA of Triplophysa rosa linkage group LG14, Trosa_1v2, whole genome shotgun sequence contains these proteins:
- the wdr53 gene encoding WD repeat-containing protein 53, translating into MMTSQRWSGGHVSSVLCAGVCCGSEQLMATGAEGGEVTLWNHNGSPLSKLHVRGDGDITSVAFSPSSPCVLYASHGQSVSVLDPRNLKTTVTELRDVAEEEINSLSVNETGGVLVVADDSGVVTVIDTQLEKVTRTLRKHVNICSSVTFRPHRPQSLLSAGLDMQVMLWTLPKVRPLWSCSLQDGSVEGAGQMFNPPLAHCVDAASCGDVFACAAEDGCVHLLRVSADSRLRGRSVFKAHSQGVSQARFLNFMSHPYWLATGGNDGLLALWDLSEDAAAPLDNKMTARKKRSKARAKTPKSQMSTQEESESETRTRVEPKLSLNHGDKVNWLCPAVLRGKPSLLVTDQSPELSVYSLDKL